From the Leifsonia sp. AG29 genome, one window contains:
- a CDS encoding DUF4282 domain-containing protein, with translation MTTAPPPSDGEHPAAGAPDGAASSWPEDERPEPAPSAATTEPSAASPAPRKRAAAGTRTAGGASSTSKSPTSKSPTPKTPAAKTPAAKTPAAKTSRTTPSAAKGTTAGRTRRTTTKPPTIDPVGEAPDIMDATLGARTPLAGEATPAPADTSTSPAEPLPTEPTGSEEPTRTLPYPKGLGAVEAAGTVIPAADATGPAVPSSAPARASAPALHRDPDSVATTVLPESRDAQAASERAAQADFGGNAALPAEAQTGPEATSTDGSPARQTWHRFTRWFLSTPGDASEGRGGDVASTPAEPAQQEPAPTTEGPTMTANAGSATPTPETAPPTPETAPPTPTPTPETAPPIPGGPRDGGPHAGYTVNQLADRLDDSRFFSALFDVTFTNYVTRKLAGPVYIVGLVLIGLGIIVGFGNWLSAAITTHSPAGAFVFLFGVLVTVVAAILAVLLLRVGIEVFCAIIEIAQNTRRRPPRG, from the coding sequence ATGACGACCGCACCACCACCATCCGACGGCGAGCACCCCGCAGCGGGCGCGCCCGACGGAGCGGCGTCATCCTGGCCGGAAGACGAGCGGCCCGAGCCGGCGCCCTCCGCGGCGACGACAGAACCGTCAGCCGCCTCCCCGGCTCCCCGGAAGCGGGCGGCCGCAGGCACGCGCACCGCCGGCGGCGCCTCGTCGACGTCCAAGAGCCCGACGTCCAAGAGCCCGACGCCCAAGACCCCGGCCGCCAAGACCCCGGCCGCCAAGACCCCGGCCGCCAAGACGTCAAGGACCACTCCCTCTGCGGCCAAGGGGACGACGGCGGGCAGGACGCGCCGGACGACGACCAAGCCGCCCACCATCGATCCCGTCGGCGAGGCGCCCGACATCATGGACGCGACGCTGGGCGCCCGCACGCCGCTCGCGGGGGAGGCCACCCCGGCGCCGGCCGACACTTCGACGTCACCCGCGGAGCCGCTGCCGACCGAGCCGACCGGGAGCGAGGAGCCGACGCGCACGCTCCCGTACCCGAAGGGGCTCGGTGCAGTCGAGGCGGCAGGAACCGTGATTCCGGCCGCTGACGCGACGGGGCCAGCGGTTCCGTCGTCAGCACCGGCCCGGGCATCGGCGCCGGCGCTGCACCGTGACCCCGATTCCGTCGCCACGACCGTCCTGCCCGAATCCCGGGACGCGCAAGCAGCGTCGGAGCGAGCTGCTCAGGCGGATTTCGGCGGGAACGCCGCACTGCCCGCGGAGGCGCAAACGGGGCCTGAAGCGACCTCAACCGACGGGTCGCCCGCCCGGCAGACCTGGCACCGGTTCACCCGGTGGTTCCTCTCGACGCCGGGCGACGCGTCGGAGGGCCGGGGAGGCGACGTCGCGAGCACTCCGGCAGAGCCAGCGCAGCAAGAGCCAGCACCGACGACAGAGGGGCCCACGATGACCGCCAACGCCGGCAGCGCCACGCCGACACCGGAGACCGCCCCGCCGACACCGGAGACCGCCCCGCCGACACCGACGCCGACACCGGAGACCGCCCCACCGATCCCCGGAGGACCGCGCGATGGCGGTCCGCACGCCGGCTACACGGTGAACCAGCTGGCCGACCGGCTCGACGACTCCCGGTTCTTCTCCGCGCTCTTCGACGTCACGTTCACGAACTACGTGACGCGCAAGCTCGCCGGACCGGTCTACATCGTCGGGCTCGTCCTCATCGGGCTCGGCATCATCGTAGGCTTCGGCAACTGGCTCAGCGCCGCCATCACGACGCACTCGCCCGCCGGCGCTTTCGTGTTCCTGTTCGGAGTGCTCGTCACCGTGGTCGCGGCGATCCTCGCGGTCCTCCTGCTGCGCGTGGGCATCGAGGTGTTCTGCGCCATCATCGAGATCGCCCAGAACACCCGCCGCCGGCCGCCGCGCGGCTGA